One Salvelinus namaycush isolate Seneca chromosome 4, SaNama_1.0, whole genome shotgun sequence genomic window carries:
- the LOC120045427 gene encoding pepsin A-like, which yields MKWAIVLCAVVALSECIIQVPLIKGKSARESLEEQGLWNEYRGKFPFNPTRFDDQNLYVSSEQMTNDADLAYFGVISIGTPPQSFTVIFDTGSSNLWIPSVYCSSAACANHNRFNPSLSSTFKNAGKSLSIQYGTGSMTGFEGFDTVVVGGIPVKNQIFGLSQSEAPFMAHMKADGILGLAYPGLAASQATPVFDNMMTQHLVNQDMFSVYLTRNSAVGSMVTFGGVDPNHYQGQIAWIPLSSQMYWQITVDSVTVNGQIVACNGGCQAIVDTGTSNIVGPQADISSMARAVGAHSANGDNVVNCNNVNNMPAMVFHIHGQAFTLPASTYVRQSTYYGCRTGLQSSNSDLWILGDIFIRQYYSIFSRAQNMVGLALAR from the exons ATGAAGTGGGCTATCGTTCTGTGTGCCGTGGTGGCACTCTCCGAATGCATCATCCA GGTGCCGCTGATCAAGGGGAAGAGTGCCAGGGAGAGCCTGGAGGAGCAGGGTCTGTGGAATGAGTACAGAGGGAAGTTCCCTTTCAACCCCACCAGGTTTGACGACCAGAACCTATATGTCTCCAGCGAGCAGATGACCAACGACGCTGAT TTGGCTTATTTTGGAGTGATCTCCATTGGAACTCCTCCTCAGTCCTTCACTGTCATCTTTGACACTGGCTCATCCAACCTGTGGATTCCCTCCGTCTACTGCAGCAGCGCAGCTTGCG CCAACCACAACAGGTTCAACCCCAGTTTGTCCTCTACCTTCAAGAATGCTGGGAAGAGCCTGTCCATCCAATACGGCACTGGCAGTATGACTGGCTTCGAGGGCTTCGACACCGTTGTG GTGGGTGGGATCCCTGTGAAGAACCAGATCTTTGGGCTGAGTCAATCGGAGGCTCCCTTCATGGCTCATATGAAGGCTGATGGTATCCTGGGTCTGGCTTATCCCGGCCTGGCAGCCTCTCAGGCCACACCAGTCTTTGACAACATGATGACCCAGCATCTCGTCAACCAGGACATGTTCTCTGTCTACCTGACTCG TAACTCTGCGGTAGGTAGCATGGTGACCTTCGGCGGCGTTGACCCCAACCACTACCAAGGCCAGATCGCATGGATCCCCCTGTCCTCTCAGATGTACTGGCAGATCACCGTCGACAG TGTGACTGTGAACGGCCAGATTGTGGCCTGTAACGGCGGCTGCCAGGCTATCGTGGACACCGGCACCTCTAATATTGTGGGACCTCAGGCCGACATCTCCAGCATGGCTCGTGCTGTGGGAGCCCACTCCGCCAACGGAGAC aatGTGGTGAACTGTAACAACGTCAACAACATGCCAGCGATGGTCTTCCACATCCACGGACAGGCCTTCACTCTCCCAGCCTCCACCTACGTccgccag TCCACCTACTATGGCTGCCGCACCGGTCTCCAGTCTAGTAACTCCGACCTGTGGATTCTGGGTGACATCTTCATCCGACAGTACTATTCCATCTTCAGCAGAGCCCAGAACATGGTGGGTCTGGCCCTGGCTAGATAA